The Tenacibaculum jejuense genome includes a window with the following:
- a CDS encoding alpha/beta hydrolase, translating into MKFYKLILLLTVFTFFVSCSDEENEVIEVIAAQSKLNVSYGSDARQVFDIYLPEGRSLETKVIILLHGGSWVSGSKEDVNFIKDVITGELKDYAIVNMNYRLAKQGVSPFPTQTDDITSVVNHLKSNRSKYQISNELAFVGVSAGAHLAMLWSYSLDTENQVNAVASIVGPTDLSNNNSSTFLGQIVASSGINPTTEFFEKNSPLFQVTASVPPTIQFHAGMDELVDRNQGINLRDRLNELGVENKYTLYPLATHDYSSDSLLILDTWLQTRDFFLKHH; encoded by the coding sequence ATGAAATTTTATAAACTAATCTTATTACTTACAGTTTTTACTTTTTTTGTTAGTTGTTCAGATGAAGAAAATGAAGTTATAGAAGTAATCGCTGCTCAATCAAAATTAAATGTTTCTTATGGTTCCGATGCAAGGCAAGTATTTGACATCTATTTACCAGAAGGTAGAAGTTTAGAAACTAAGGTAATTATTTTACTCCACGGTGGTAGTTGGGTTTCTGGATCAAAAGAAGATGTGAATTTTATAAAAGATGTTATCACAGGTGAGCTTAAAGATTATGCCATAGTTAATATGAATTACAGATTAGCTAAGCAAGGAGTATCTCCATTTCCAACACAAACAGACGATATAACCTCTGTAGTTAATCATTTAAAATCTAATAGAAGTAAATATCAAATATCAAATGAATTAGCTTTTGTTGGTGTGAGTGCTGGAGCTCATTTAGCAATGCTGTGGAGTTACAGTCTTGATACAGAAAACCAAGTTAATGCTGTAGCAAGTATTGTAGGACCAACAGATTTATCTAATAATAATTCATCAACGTTTTTAGGGCAAATTGTAGCTTCTTCTGGAATAAATCCAACAACAGAGTTTTTTGAAAAAAATAGTCCTCTTTTCCAAGTAACAGCCAGTGTACCACCAACAATACAATTTCATGCTGGTATGGATGAACTAGTTGATAGAAATCAGGGAATTAATCTAAGAGACAGATTAAATGAATTAGGTGTAGAAAATAAATATACATTATATCCATTAGCAACTCACGATTACAGCTCTGATAGTTTATTAATTTTAGATACTTGGTTACAAACAAGAGATTTTTTCTTAAAACATCACTAA
- the gltX gene encoding glutamate--tRNA ligase — translation MSDNVRVRFAPSPTGPLHMGGVRTALFNYLFAKKHNGTFVLRIEDTDQTRYVANAEQYIVDALEWCEIPFDEGPGKNEKFGPYRQSERKDLYKKYADELLANGWAYYAFDTADQLDGHRKDHEANGKTFIYNWHNREKGRLVNSLVLSEEEVQQKIAAGEKYVVRFKTPQDETLILQDEVRGTIKIDTNTLDDKILFKSDGMPTYHLANIVDDHLMEISHVIRGEEWLPSLPLHSLLYTAFSWESPKFAHLPLILKPVGKGKLGKRDGDKLGFPVFPLEYTNEETGNVTRGYREDGYFSDAFVNMLALLGWNPGTEQELFSLEALIQAFDLARVSKSGAKFSPDKTKWFNQQYLQQKTDNELVDLFLPILDNQGVTTDKDFVEKVVSLIKERAVFVQDFWDLSSFFFQDPTEYDPKAAKKQWKETTGALMTELISVIEGIEDFTIENAQTEIKGWITSKEIGFGKVMQPLRLSLVGKLAGPDLFEIMTMVGKETTIKRIQNAIANLG, via the coding sequence ATGTCTGACAACGTTCGCGTGCGTTTCGCACCAAGTCCAACAGGACCATTACATATGGGTGGCGTAAGAACCGCATTATTCAATTATTTATTTGCAAAAAAACATAACGGAACATTCGTTTTACGTATTGAAGATACTGATCAAACACGTTATGTAGCTAATGCAGAACAGTATATTGTAGATGCCTTAGAATGGTGTGAAATTCCTTTTGATGAAGGCCCGGGAAAAAATGAAAAATTTGGTCCATACAGACAATCTGAACGTAAAGATTTATACAAAAAATATGCTGATGAATTATTAGCAAATGGTTGGGCATATTATGCTTTTGATACTGCAGATCAATTAGATGGACATCGTAAAGATCATGAAGCAAATGGTAAAACATTTATTTACAATTGGCATAATCGTGAAAAAGGAAGATTGGTGAACTCTTTAGTACTTTCTGAAGAAGAAGTTCAGCAAAAAATAGCAGCAGGAGAAAAATATGTAGTACGTTTTAAAACACCTCAAGACGAAACTTTAATTTTACAAGATGAAGTTAGGGGAACAATTAAAATTGATACGAATACATTAGATGATAAGATTTTATTTAAATCTGATGGTATGCCAACTTATCATTTAGCAAATATTGTTGATGACCATTTAATGGAGATTTCTCATGTAATTCGTGGTGAAGAATGGTTGCCTTCTCTCCCACTACACTCATTATTGTACACAGCATTTAGTTGGGAATCACCAAAATTTGCGCATTTACCTTTAATTTTAAAACCTGTTGGTAAAGGAAAATTAGGTAAGCGAGACGGAGATAAATTAGGCTTTCCTGTATTTCCTCTAGAGTATACGAATGAAGAAACTGGAAATGTTACACGTGGATATAGAGAAGATGGATATTTTTCTGATGCTTTCGTAAATATGTTGGCTTTATTAGGTTGGAATCCTGGAACTGAGCAAGAATTATTTTCATTAGAGGCTTTAATTCAAGCTTTCGATCTAGCTAGAGTAAGTAAATCTGGAGCGAAATTCAGTCCCGATAAAACAAAGTGGTTTAATCAACAATATTTACAACAAAAAACTGATAATGAGTTAGTTGATTTGTTTTTACCAATACTTGATAATCAAGGAGTTACTACTGATAAAGATTTTGTAGAAAAGGTTGTTTCTTTAATTAAAGAACGTGCAGTTTTTGTACAAGATTTTTGGGATTTATCGAGTTTCTTTTTTCAAGATCCTACAGAATATGATCCAAAAGCTGCTAAAAAACAGTGGAAAGAAACTACTGGAGCTTTAATGACAGAATTAATTTCTGTAATTGAAGGAATTGAAGATTTTACCATTGAAAATGCACAAACTGAAATTAAAGGTTGGATCACTTCAAAAGAAATAGGTTTTGGTAAAGTAATGCAACCACTACGATTGAGTTTAGTTGGTAAGTTAGCTGGGCCAGATTTATTTGAAATCATGACTATGGTTGGTAAGGAAACAACTATTAAAAGAATACAAAATGCGATAGCTAATTTAGGATAG
- a CDS encoding transporter family protein: MKKLTYLLLICLSISTYAQSPWTKKKGETYLQLSFTTIPTYSDIFGNPDFQTEREINDNTLQLYAEYGISDKTTIIANLPFKFVATNDLVNPTPFPVTAEGSESTLGNIQFGVRHNFYNKKWLISGQLMVEANSGSFDAATGLRTGYDAWTFTPVISAGRGFDKWYIQAFTGVDIRTNDYSSAFKLGGEAGYKVSSWLWLAGFLDGVASFQNGEVVQPLSNLATSLYVNDQSYAAFGFKVIGEINEDFGANFGFGGALSGRRVAKSPALSFGLYYKL; the protein is encoded by the coding sequence ATGAAGAAACTAACCTATTTATTACTTATTTGCTTATCAATTAGTACTTATGCACAAAGTCCTTGGACTAAGAAAAAAGGAGAAACATATTTACAATTATCCTTTACTACAATTCCTACATATTCTGACATTTTTGGAAATCCAGACTTTCAAACAGAAAGAGAAATTAATGATAACACACTTCAATTATATGCTGAATATGGAATTTCAGATAAGACAACAATCATAGCTAATTTACCTTTTAAGTTTGTAGCTACAAATGATTTAGTAAACCCAACTCCTTTCCCTGTAACTGCTGAAGGTTCAGAAAGTACTTTAGGAAATATACAATTCGGAGTTAGACATAACTTCTATAATAAAAAATGGTTAATTTCTGGTCAGTTAATGGTAGAAGCAAATAGCGGAAGTTTCGATGCAGCTACAGGTTTAAGAACTGGTTATGATGCGTGGACATTTACTCCTGTTATTTCAGCTGGTAGAGGTTTTGATAAATGGTATATTCAAGCTTTTACAGGTGTAGATATCAGAACAAACGATTACAGTTCAGCATTTAAATTAGGAGGAGAAGCAGGATATAAAGTGAGTTCTTGGCTATGGTTAGCAGGATTTTTAGATGGTGTTGCTTCATTTCAAAATGGAGAAGTTGTACAACCATTATCTAATTTAGCAACAAGTTTATATGTAAACGATCAAAGCTATGCGGCTTTTGGTTTTAAAGTTATTGGAGAAATCAACGAAGATTTTGGTGCTAATTTTGGTTTTGGTGGAGCTTTAAGCGGACGAAGAGTAGCTAAATCACCAGCTCTATCGTTCGGTTTATATTACAAATTATAA